aaataagataaactaaatatgtatttatatatataaatatggtGGCTGATCTTTGGTGTGCAATAgcatttttgaattattttttatttctaataaatTCTTGTAttacatttattattatttaattattttatacttaATATGTTAGTAaacaataaaattgaaaaagaatatAGTAAATGTCATGCAGATTCTAAAGATTGTTTATTATATTGCTTAGAATCTAGTGGCTAATAGCCAAAAATCTAAGAATAATATATGGAGCTCTACTTTAACTGAATTAGTTCAACAAATTGGGTTATAATATACTAgacaaattttatattaaaaagtTAAAGATTATTCCAATCTCAAAAAGCAATACTCCATTCGTTTTTAAAATAAGGGTCGTTTTCACTAATACATTCAATGAACCCAAAAGGTAAAAGCTGACACTTGTTTTAAAATGGAGTATAATATAAGATCAGAGAATTTGTCACAATTTGAGAGGATGAAACAACTCATGCACATAACCATATTTGTTCTTGCACAACGTAATATTCTAAGATCTATATGCAATATAATTGTAGCTATGAGGGTTAGGACTTGGGGTGGTGGAGACAAGAAAAGACTACAATGATTCCGATGGAATTTGTTGTCCATTACTTTGTTGCCTAAATCTTGAAAAGAATATCTACAAGTGTTTTTTTTCTCCCTTTAATAGTTCTTTAAGCAtcttataattatattattattggtAAAGAGATAAACTATTCcttctttttatattattattagtgaaCACTACTCGAGTTTAGGGTCCTTCACATTTGGTGATACATtcatatgattttttaatttaaatatactTAATAACAAGTATCCCATACTATTCTTTTTTTGTTGAAATGATTAGGCTCCTCTTAATTACAATAAtcttgatttatttatttatatatcaaCAATGCTAGGGAACCAACTCTATATAAGCCAAGAATCAGCCAACTGGTAAACCAGAGGCACTAGTAATCTTAACCGGATATTGCTACTAATAGGCACAcggatgtttctttttcttgtaaaTTGGATGGTTTTGGATATGATTTCTATGTTTCATGTGTTACgcattaataaaacataattaattatatggaaCCAATTAATTAATGATCAAAGCATCTGTTCCGTAATTCTCTCTTATCACTAGCGTATCTTCCCTTATGTTTTGAATGTGgtcaacaataatttaaaaaacaaattaaattataaattaataaaactaattataattaattatgttgttCCATTCTTAACTGATTATTAGTTGGTTCTATATACTtttcctttatatatatatcactCTTTGAGAGAGATGTTTTAACTAcatatttttgtttattcatACCCGTTTCTAaattgttagaatataattaggatgAATTAGGAATATTTAGTATGATCCTAACTATATTCTAacataaataatgaaattaaaagatgTGTGTGTTGgataaaatcaatacaaataacacatgTCAGTTAATTTAATTGGCCTGGGAAGCATACATTATGTGACTTTGATGTAATAAATGTTCTTATATATGAAGTATGAAGGAAATACTTGAAAGGCATCATTTGCACTCAAAGAATCTGGCAAAGATGGAACAACCCTCTCTTGAGTTGCAGGTTGGTGCacttatatgtatataatatggttattaattattaatttattgttACAAATCCTccatttaattaattagtactTGCAATAATGCAGCTAGTTGAAAACAGCAACTACACCAGACTTAGCAAAGAAGTTGCTGAGAAGAGCCATAAACTAAGGTCACTGGCTACAACTAACTCTCACAATTTTCAtagctttttttattttttatttttatatttggtGTGTTGAAATGCGTTAGTGTTTAAAGGCAGCTGAGAGGAGAGGATCTTCAGGGATTAAATATAGAAGAATTACAACAATTGGAGAGGTCTCTTGAAACTGGATTAGGCCGTGTAATAgagaaaaaggtatatatattTTAGGTGAAAACTCACATGCACGAGTTGTTTACATGTGAAGTTGTTAGTTGAGaatcgttagatgatttgacatGTTTGACTAAATTGTTATCTAACAGTTTTTAACTATCAAATTTATATGAAGACAACTGCATGTGAGTCTTTATCTATATCAGTTATTAGCATTATCACTTATATATAACTGAATAATCTTTGTTCTTTAATTCAGGGAGAGAAGATTATGAGTGAGATCACTGACCTCCAAAGAAAGGTTGGAAAAAGTTATATTGGAGATATTCCATTGTTATTTGAGTATCCactcattgagaatgatgtttCATGAATATATGAGTATATATAGTTATCGTTTCATGCTTCTAAGttctaattaaataataagttaaagaAGTTgttaaatttcattttatttcctAATATTAACTTACAATAACTCTTGTCCTTCAGGGAATGCAATTGGTGGAAGAAAACGAGCGACTAAGGCGTCAAGTATATATGTGATCCTatctttattaattatttgtgtgatgtatttatttatttacgaGTGATTATACTACGTGGACACCAAAATCAGTCACCAAATTTAGTCATCAGTACAAAATACATGTTAGTACAAATACATGACTGATTTTGGtgtacaaataacatttttgaTTTACTTATAATTgttttgcatgcatgcatgcattATCTATCTGAATCTAAATTATTACCCAGCATAAATatcatgattttaaaattcCTTAAGGGtcaatttgaatatttattCTATTTACTGAATTTATTGCATCTTCTAATGaaaatgtgtatatatatgtatgtgttGTTGCATTGAATTAGGTGGTGGAGATTACTCATGGGAAAGGGCATCATGGTGGTGGTGAATCTGAGATCATAGTTGGGGAGGAAGGCCAGTCTTCAGAGTCTGTTACAAACGTTTGCAACTACTCCAATAATAAtactaacaacaataataatgatagTTCAGAAATTTCACTCAAGTTGGGGTCAGTTTACTACTTCACTTTATACTTTATTCATTCTcacatatatattatttaatatgaGTAAGTATAATATTTGGTAAAAACTCAGGTAAAGTCGGCTTCACGTGAAATTGATATCTGAGATTccttagatgaaaatttagtcaaatcagtcaaatcatctaacgattCTCAGGTATCAACTGCATCTGAGTTTTCACCATAATATTTGCtaactttttttattacaaaattatttttaaattcttatgTTTTGGaatatttaaaagttaaaaaacagaatttagagtttagatttttaaaatttagaataaataattttaaaaaattgattagTCGATAATGTAGAATAGGACAATGCATTATTCACTACGAATTTTTTAACCACTGAATATTTTTTTCGTATTTATTGTATtacttaaaaaagaaaaataaaaagtggtGCAATGTTGGAATGTTTATTATAACAATAGTGTATGCAATGTAGGAAAGGTGGACTTGGTACAATTTTCGTTTTGATGAAAATTTTTCACAATTATTTGCAGGCTATCGTATTCTGGTTAAGGATCTGAGTTTCACTCTGGCAAAGATGAACAGAGATTAGATTATggtctaaaaattaaatttgctAAATTAATCTGGCTCTTGGTGGAGTGATAATGGTAATGTATAGGTATAATTGTAACGACTTGTACGTGGTTTTTTCATCATCCAGGAACTGATTTTGAAAAGTAATTGAATGTTTCAATTTTCAAGTCACATTTTAACCTCtgcaattaattaattaatgaggTACCATCGGCTCTCAAGGTAgaagaaataaaggtctgaTATCTTTGCAGGATTTAATTGTTGGGAATGAGAAGTATGACCACAATCCAATCAATCatgtgtcaaataatttgttattgttattatattaaaatgttaatataataagtccttgattaaatttagaaatttatcattgtgatagtgATCACAATATTGAGAGATGAAtctattataatttaatctaaattgttcttggtcatagaATTATTAAAAATGACATTAATAATCCGGaaagatcaatatatatattatagtcttcattggatgaagattaatagatctcaattattaaattatatatatagatagtgcatatagagatatgaccattgaacTGACTCACTGAAAATTCTTAATAGTTATAATTACTGTATATTTGTTaataggatattctcaagatgaatatagtaatagagtttcctttgacctgtgactgtcatagtaattaacaatatatttattatactttgattccggacacctaataccctagggtgctagttaaatggatattgggtatgatttaaatacttgtagaattaatgatcagtcaataaggaatccgtcaactctcggtaaagagtttgagctctatgattataatgaatgagatgaataaaaccttggccaagggaattgaatgaatgaagaaatgagtttcttaggtcattcacagttcattataataatggtaacaagttagagtttgacaattaaaccatattctaagggttaaccaagagctataaagatggaaggaattatactttattcttctgaggttcttagtaaaaatatattacttcatactatcgggtcgttgaggagtgttgctagacgccaaccttggttagtaaatttagtacgactaatttactacccgcttagtattgaacatatggggtcacacactaacgagAGAGTAACAAGAGTTTTATTCCTTTGCCAATACACACATAAATATATGTGAGCCTAATTCTTGGAGAAGAATCTTATGACATGCAAAGAGTTGCAAGAGAtttctcaatttagatcagaTGTCTATTGGTCAAGGAGTTGACAGCAAAGGTTGGTTTCGGTGTGGATGCGCATAACACCTTCGTACCAtcaaaggagaaagtgattTTTACTAAAACGTCTAAAGGTATTTAGATCTAATCtactatatatttattattggaataaaatttaagcacaaaaataaatctttagaattactttcttttttctttcgcTGCGTGTTATGAACACATGGTAATCCATCATTAATTTGAAATGTAGGTTTGTTACAATAATGGATTATAGCTAACGAATACAATCTTGATTAATATTCATCAGTCACGGACAATTCATATGTTAATATTTCTCATATTATGAAGAGATGGAGATGAACAAAAGTTTTCCTTCTCATTAATACATTTTTTGTCTTCTTAAAGTGGATATGAATATGAATAATATCTCTATCTCTACTATATAATATACATAAAGCTATTAATATAACACTCAGAttcacaaaattaaataaatcaataaCCCCCATATAAATAGCCAAACTAAGCAATCACAAacgagcaaaaaaaaaaaaaagggggaacaCGAGCTAtatatgttttcaaaaattaaaatctaactGATGTGAGCTATTTATTTAAACTCAAATAGTCTAAGCGATTAGTTGAAAGTAAGATTAGAAGTGAGTTGAGTTAGACTAAGTTTTAACTCAAATTTAACTCAcgaaaattaaatttaactcacagtttaataaaaattatactttttatgtgtattaataatttaatatatatataaaaattaaaccaATTCATCATGGACTACTGAGGTGAATTTATCTAAACTCAAATtccattaatttaatttataagtaCACCCTGCATTTATACTCTTGAATTTGTGGCTAACCCTAAATTTCATACCACCATCTAAGTTGTAATAGTCTTCATCTGTGTTGAAAAATAGAGTTTTTTCGTACATCCCGTCCAAATCCAACTTCTAATAATGATTGAGTACAGCTGATAAGGCCAGAATTGATTGCGAGACAAGAAGAAAATACCGAACTTATGCTTCCATCGGCGTCTCGGTACAGACTCCTTCTCGTTATCATCTTCAGAAAAACCACTATTGTTGCTGTCCGCAACATACTCCTCCTCCGATTCCTCACCATCCACGTTCATGTCTTCCACTCGCAACGTATATCGATGGTGGTATAATAGGTGAGTCATCCTGCACAAAATTCGAGTAGTCAAATCCATCACCATCAACATCACCGACTTCCGCAGAAAACTCCATAACTTGTTTCGCCCTGATTTTCCTATGAATGTCAAATATGAACTGCACATGCTCGTCGTCATAGAAGTAAAACAGGCGAAATCGGAAAACTCAATTTTTCATCGGTGCTAGCAATCTATACCCCACCCTTTTTATCTCTTTTCTCCCACCATTACCAACGCTactcaatatcaaactcttcaACTCGGACAAAGAGTTAATTTGCCGGGTGCGCAACATAATGAGATTATCACACTCAAATATGATCCCAATGTCATTGTTTTTCATATGACAATTGGGATACACATTTACAACCACATATCCACTACCACTAGACATTTTAGCTTATTTTTTGGAATAAAAatggaagagaggaagaaatgaGATGTTTGTGAAAAATACAAAAGATTGCACATCCTTTTACAGTTGTTGAAAATTATCGtaatatatctcgtttacactgtaaacgccataatattagatatataaataaattattatttaaaaaaagatgtattACCTCtcttattaaatatataaataaatttacggcaagtgaatttttttttttgttgaatgactcaataattattcaaattttttacaaaaattcacatcaaataaataaattatttgttaaatacaaaatatattcGTACATGACCGTATCCGTATGAGTACCATTTTGGTAATTTAaccattttttttgtttgatagTGCTTGGGCCGTTGGAAACGCGGTTGGTATTTATAGCGGTAAATCCGATCCTCCCGGGAATTTGTTCAAATTGCTCTTCACTCACTCCTCTCTCTCCATTCTCTCTCACTCTCTCAATCTGCACTctcattttctcttttctctttctctttttctcgcGCCATGGATGAAGAATACGATGTTATAGTCCTCGGAACCGGACTCAAAGAATGCATCCTCAGCGGCCTTCTCTCCGTCAATGGCCTCAAGGTACTCTCTCTCCCGCACATTCTCCTCTATTTTTTTCCTTCGATTTTTCGTGAAATCACATGCGCAATTATGGATCTAGATTTTAAAGAGGAGCAACAAGGAATTCttattgagaaaaaaaataaaatacgaTTGATCTAGATttgttgttttgttttgtgATCGACTTGTACGAGACGAATCTGAAATTCATTAGTCAAGGTATATTATCGATTTAGAGTGTGGATAAATCTGAAAAAAACTGCGTTCACTTACGCGCTTGGATTTGGATATCGGTTCAGGTGTTGCATATGGATCGGAATGATTATTATGGAGGAGAATCCACGTCGCTTAATCTTAAACAGGTAAATAATGTTTGCCACTCTCATTTTGTTTAGGATTTTCAAAGCGTATTATATGATCggaattataatttaatatcacACATTAACTGTCACTAATTTCTTGTAGTTGTGGAAGCGATTTAGGGGGGATGACAATCCTCCAGAGACTCTGGGATCAAGCAAAGAATACAATGTTGATATGATTCCTAAGGTACACACATCCTTTCAGAATTTTCTTAATCCATCTTATTTTGGATATAGAATTTGcgatatattttattttattttatttcttaaataaaattttccaATAATGGTAATCCCCCTTTCGAGAAATATTAAGTTTGTTCTCCAGAAATTATTATGGAATACTTCCTTGAAAGACCTTATTACCTTAGTTGATATGTgtacttattttttttctttttcttctttttccaagACCATGCGACTCATTATCGTTAACCATCAATGATAATAAAAGAATTTAACTATATACCGTCTGTGTAAAggaattttatacaaaaaaaacaAGTAATAATATATTCTCACATTAGAATTCACTACTTAAAAAGTCATGTAAATATCTGAGTACGTAAGACCTATCACACTTTTAATTAACCTTTTCCCACTATATTGTTTTCTTTATGCTTAAACAGTTCATGATGGCAAATGGCGGTTTGGTTCGTGTTCTCATCCACACTAATGTGACCAAATATCTGAGTTTCAAGGCAGTAGATGGCAGCTTTGTTTACAACAAAGGAAAGGTTTGAAGCTAAATATACGTCTCTGGCCTagaatcaatcatattcaaTACAAAACGCCATTCTCAAGGTCGAATTCATCAAGCTGATGAATTTCAATCCTTCTTTCAGATTCATAAAGTACCAGCAAACGATGTGGAAGCTTTGAAATCCCCCCTCATGGGGCTGTTTGAGAAGCGGCGAGCTCGGAAATTTTTCATTTACGTACAAGACTATGACGAAAGTGATCCAAAATCTCATGAAGGAATGGACCTTAACAAAGTGACAGCTAAAGAACTCATTACGTACTGTATCAATAACATTCCTCTGAGTTTCTTTTTCCTGTGCTTGTGTGTGAAGAATTTGAACAACAAATGAACAGTTATTTCTCTAATATGGACACTCAATTTTGTTCAGGAGGAACTGTCAAACTCAGCATGTTCTGTTGGATTTAAAACATATCAGTGGAGTTAAATAATCCTTTTCagtaaaaatgaaaaaatcaTATATGACATGACTTTAAAGCTACTGAAAGAGAGATAGTTATTAACACCTATTAGAGGAAGGACGTTCTTCTAGAATGGTTATCATCCTATATGACTATTCATAACTTTCTGGTTTGTATAATAactttgttttttaatttaattaggaAATATGGTTTGGATGACAACACAATTGATTTCATTGGCCATGCGTTGGCTCTACATTTGGATGATTCTTACTTAAATCAGCCTGCAATGGATTTTGTGAAGAGGATTAAGGTATCTAATTTTCCCTTATAGATATATTTCTGGTGCAATACTTCTTGTTTCCTGCATTTCTGTGTCGAACTTAACTATTTCTTTAGGATTAAATTTCCATGTCAGTTTGTATAAGAAGCAGAAGAAGCAAGATAGCACCAGGGTGTTACAACACCGGAATAGTATAATTTCGTGTATTCTGCTTATTGAGAAACAACTTTTTCCTCTTTTGGTTCTTGGGACGTCCCATAGACTAAGAGCACAAGAATTGGGAATGTGGGGATTTATCGCTCACCACAGAAACACTACGGAACCAGTACATCCAGTATAATTATTACTTTTCTTCACTGGGAATATGCCTGGTGCATTTAACAGAATAGAAGTAAATTTGTTTATAAAGCCTTCTACATTAgggaaaattaattaaaagaaaaaagaaaaagggggaTTTTCTAAAACTTCACTGTTTTAGCAAGAAGGGATTAGTGTCTTGCTTACTAGCTATAAATAGCACCTTCTGATTTTCTAGTTGAAGAGGCTAAAGCATGCAATCTTGTAAGGGATGAAGTTGTAAACCATAAAGCTATTTTGAAAACTTTAAGTTATTTCAAACTTCAAATCCAGATATCAAATATCATTGTGCCATTCCATATTTGACGTTTTTGTTAATCCGAGAATTTTTTCTCTCAGTCATGCCATGCCTAGCTCGTTCTGAAGCACAACCAATCATAACCTTTTCATTGAGGAGTTGTGAATTGTCCAATTTCGAAGGCCTAATCTAGTTTAACTTTGTTTTTAATAAAGCTATATGCAGAGTCTCTAGCACGCTTCCGGGGTGGATCTCCGTATATTTACCCACTCTATGGACTGGGAGAGCTTCCTCAGGTTTTTATGACATAACTAGAATATTAAAAACTACCCCTtgagaatattttatttactttgaCTGTAATGATACAAATTCGGCAGGGATTCGCTCGTTTGAGTGCTGTTTATGGTGGCACCTACATGCTAAACAAGCCAGAATGCAAGGTATATTAATATATGCTTCACAATATACAAGTGGGGATGTTTATATTTACAAAGTTCAACCAATCTAATAATTGAACATAACGACTTTATGCCACTACTGTGTCCTACATTTATTGAACATTATGTGTACTATTTTTGTATACATCTCTCTTGTACACTTTTCATTTTTAgtattaaaacttaaaagtgattaataaaaaagaagataaaatatttattttttataccacaaaaaaaaaaaagatgtacaggaaaatatatacacaaaaataataaaaatactatttctATTGTTAACATGTAATACGGACTACATATAGCAGCTAAACATGTTATTATAACTTGTCGATCAAATTCAGTTTAGGATGCATGTGCATGTGTCCATACAAAAGCTTAAACGCTAAAATACTTATCGAGTTAACGGGGAAATGAATGATGCTAGTTTCTAGATTCTACTGATGACAGGTTGAGTTTG
The genomic region above belongs to Arachis stenosperma cultivar V10309 chromosome 5, arast.V10309.gnm1.PFL2, whole genome shotgun sequence and contains:
- the LOC130982353 gene encoding guanosine nucleotide diphosphate dissociation inhibitor At5g09550-like, translating into MDEEYDVIVLGTGLKECILSGLLSVNGLKVLHMDRNDYYGGESTSLNLKQLWKRFRGDDNPPETLGSSKEYNVDMIPKFMMANGGLVRVLIHTNVTKYLSFKAVDGSFVYNKGKIHKVPANDVEALKSPLMGLFEKRRARKFFIYVQDYDESDPKSHEGMDLNKVTAKELITKYGLDDNTIDFIGHALALHLDDSYLNQPAMDFVKRIKLYAESLARFRGGSPYIYPLYGLGELPQGFARLSAVYGGTYMLNKPECKVEFDENGKAFGVTSEGETAKCKKVVCDPSYLPDKVKKVGRVARAICIMSHPIPNTHDSPSVQVILPQKQLGRKSDMYLFCCSYSHNVAPKGKYISFVTTEAETDNPKEELKPGIDLLGPVDEIFFDAYDRYEPINQHDVDSCFISTSYDATTHFETTVTNVIDMYRKITGKELDLSVDLSAASAAEE
- the LOC130979015 gene encoding MADS-box protein JOINTLESS, with amino-acid sequence MAREKIQIKKIDNATARQVTFSKRRRGLFKKAEELSVLCDADVALIIFSSTGKLFDYSSSSMKEILERHHLHSKNLAKMEQPSLELQLVENSNYTRLSKEVAEKSHKLRQLRGEDLQGLNIEELQQLERSLETGLGRVIEKKGEKIMSEITDLQRKGMQLVEENERLRRQVVEITHGKGHHGGGESEIIVGEEGQSSESVTNVCNYSNNNTNNNNNDSSEISLKLGLSYSG